A window from Kovacikia minuta CCNUW1 encodes these proteins:
- a CDS encoding MarC family protein, with amino-acid sequence MEWTLISSFAAALFAIINPFGNLPIFISYTAGESKEVQRWLAVFIALTVLVFLVIFLISGSAILKFFGISLAAFRIAGGILLLLTGINMIRGQHNEQARELAAKAYTNHLQEAELVYRKILIPLGIPLFVGPGSISTVILYANEAKDFSTFSGLIGVIAAISTLVLIVLLIGNLIKRLLGQTGLDIATRIMGLLLTAIGVQFILSGLSDATLNFINPKVL; translated from the coding sequence ATGGAATGGACACTGATCTCAAGCTTTGCTGCTGCCTTATTTGCCATCATTAATCCATTTGGCAACCTCCCGATTTTCATCAGCTACACAGCAGGTGAATCGAAAGAAGTGCAGCGCTGGTTAGCCGTATTCATTGCGCTAACTGTGCTGGTGTTCCTGGTTATATTTTTGATCTCTGGCTCCGCTATCCTGAAATTTTTTGGCATCAGCTTAGCCGCATTCCGAATCGCAGGAGGCATTCTCTTGCTGCTGACTGGCATCAATATGATTAGAGGTCAGCATAACGAACAAGCCCGCGAACTGGCAGCCAAAGCCTACACAAACCACTTACAAGAAGCAGAGTTAGTCTATCGCAAGATCCTGATTCCTCTGGGGATTCCCCTGTTTGTAGGACCAGGCTCAATCAGCACAGTCATTCTTTATGCAAACGAAGCAAAAGACTTCTCGACTTTTTCGGGGTTAATCGGAGTGATTGCAGCGATTTCTACGCTGGTTCTGATTGTTCTTTTAATCGGCAATCTGATCAAACGGTTGCTAGGGCAAACCGGTTTAGACATTGCGACTCGGATTATGGGACTGCTGTTAACCGCGATCGGCGTCCAATTCATCCTCAGCGGCTTATCCGATGCCACGCTCAACTTCATCAATCCCAAAGTGCTTTAG